A part of Miscanthus floridulus cultivar M001 chromosome 6, ASM1932011v1, whole genome shotgun sequence genomic DNA contains:
- the LOC136456745 gene encoding trans-cinnamate 4-monooxygenase, protein MDLLFVEKLLVGLFASVVVAIAVSKIRGRKLRLPPGPVPVPIFGNWLQVGDDLNHRNLAALARKFGDIFLLRMGQRNLVVVSSPPLAREVLHTQGVEFGSRTRNVVFDIFTGKGQDMVFTVYGDHWRKMRRIMTVPFFTNKVVQQYRPGWEAEAAAVVDDMRADPSAATEGVVLRRRLQLMMYNNMYRIMFDRRFESMDDPLFLRLRALNGERSRLAQSFEYNYGDFIPILRPFLRGYLRICKEVKETRLKIFKDFFLEERKKLASTKAMDSNGLKCAIDHILEAQQKGEINEDNVLYIVENINVAAIETTLWSIEWAIAELVNHPEIQQKLREELDTVLGPGQQITEPDTHNLPYLQAVIKETLRLRMAIPLLVPHMNLHDAKLGGYDVPAESKILVNAWYLANNPDSWKLPEEFRPERFLEEEKHVEANGNDFRYLPFGVGRRSCPGIILALPILGITIGRLVQNFELLPPPGQDKLDTTEKGGQFSLHILKHSNIVCKPRTF, encoded by the exons ATGGACCTTCTCTTCGTGGAGAAGCTCCTGGTCGGCCTCTTCGCGTCCGTCGTGGTCGCCATCGCGGTGTCCAAGATCCGTGGCCGCAAGCTCCGGCTGCCGCCCGGCCCCGTCCCCGTGCCCATCTTCGGGAACTGGCTGCAGGTCGGCGACGACCTCAACCACCGCAACCTCGCCGCGCTGGCCCGCAAGTTCGGCGACATCTTCCTCCTCCGAATGGGGCAGCGCAACCTGGTGGTGGTGTCGTCGCCGCCGCTGGCGCGGGAGGTGCTCCACACGCAGGGCGTGGAGTTCGGCTCCCGCACCCGCAACGTGGTGTTCGACATCTTCACGGGGAAAGGGCAGGACATGGTGTTCACCGTGTACGGCGACCACTGGCGCAAGATGCGGCGCATAATGACCGTGCCCTTCTTCACCAACAAGGTCGTGCAGCAGTACCGCCCCGGCTGGGAGGCcgaggccgccgccgtcgtcgacgACATGCGCGCCGACCCCAGTGCGGCCACCGAGGGCGTCGTGCTCCGCCGCCGCCTGCAGCTCATGATGTACAACAACATGTACCGCATCATGTTCGACCGGCGCTTCGAGAGCATGGACGACCCGCTCTTCCTCCGCCTCAGGGCGCTCAACGGCGAGCGCAGCCGCCTCGCGCAGAGCTTCGAGTACAACTACGGCGACTTCATCCCCATCCTCCGCCCCTTCCTCCGCGGCTACCTCAGGATCTGCAAGGAGGTCAAGGAGACCCGCCTCAAGATCTTCAAGGATTTCTTCCTCGAGGAGAGGAA GAAGCTGGCGAGCACCAAGGCCATGGACAGCAACGGGCTCAAGTGCGCCATTGATCACATCCTGGAGGCGCAGCAGAAGGGTGAGATCAACGAGGACAACGTGCTCTACATCGTCGAGAACATTAACGTTGCAG CGATCGAGACGACGCTGTGGTCTATCGAGTGGGCGATCGCGGAGCTGGTGAACCACCCGGAGATCCAGCAGAAGCTGCGGGAGGAGCTGGACACGGTGCTGGGGCCGGGCCAGCAGATCACGGAGCCGGACACGCACAACCTCCCCTACCTGCAGGCGGTGATCAAGGAGACGCTGCGGCTGCGCATGGCCATCCCGCTGCTGGTGCCGCACATGAACCTCCACGACGCCAAGCTCGGCGGCTACGACGTCCCCGCCGAGAGCAAGATCCTCGTCAACGCCTGGTACCTCGCCAACAACCCCGACAGCTGGAAGCTGCCCGAGGAGTTCCGGCCCGAGCGCTTCCTGGAGGAGGAGAAGCACGTGGAGGCCAACGGCAACGACTTCAGGTACCTGCCCTTCGGCGTCGGCCGCAGGAGCTGCCCCGGCATCATCCTCGCGCTGCCCATCCTCGGCATCACCATCGGCCGCCTCGTCCAGAACTTCGAGCTGCTGCCGCCGCCCGGGCAGGACAAGCTCGACACCACCGAGAAAGGAGGCCAGTTCAGCCTCCACATCTTGAAGCATTCCAACATCGTGTGCAAGCCAAGAACGTTCTAA
- the LOC136459307 gene encoding probable WRKY transcription factor 46 — MAKRDDYMDSSCGCSNGTPKRLLQDCSSYAQAHAKKKVRISTRTEYTYAPYHDGYQWRKYGQKMIRGNTYPRCYYRCTYHQDHGCPATKHVEQTNSQDPPLFRVIYTKEHTCCCTHVSDYMASSIHIQQIADASLRKEEVKIPSLTHCFDGHGLIKEENDAIISSLLTAISDCDVATSDGGHAAVQGDTPARMSRSSNEASPSISPVLLPASDNLKTDFIEQLEPQWFEPLDLGWFIE; from the exons ATGGCTAAGAGGGATGACTACATGGACAGCTCTTGCGGCTGCTCTAATGGAACCCCTAAAAGGTTGCTGCAGGATTGTAGCAGTTATGCCCAGGCGCATGCTAAGAA GAAAGTTCGCATTAGCACAAGAACTGAGTACACATACGCACCGTATCATGATGGCTACCAGTGGAGAAAATATGGACAAAAGATGATCCGGGGCAATACCTACCCAAG GTGCTACTATAGGTGTACATACCATCAGGATCATGGCTGCCCAGCAACCAAGCATGTGGAGCAAACCAATTCCCAGGATCCGCCATTGTTCCGGGTAATCTACACAAAGGAGCACACATGTTGCTGCACCCATGTCTCGGATTACATGGCTTCATCTATACACATCCAGCAGATCGCCGATGCTTCTTTGAGAAAGGAAGAGGTGAAAATACCTAGCCTGACCCACTGTTTTGATGGCCACGGATTGATAAAAGAAGAGAATGATGCCATCATCTCCTCCTTGCTCACGGCCATCAGTGATTGTGATGTTGCAACATCAGATGGTGGGCACGCAGCCGTTCAAGGGGACACACCTGCTCGGATGTCCAGAAGCAGCAATGAGGCTAGCCCTTCGATTTCACCTGTACTGTTGCCGGCATCCGATAACCTGAAAACAGATTTCATTGAGCAACTGGAGCCTCAATGGTTCGAGCCTTTGGATCTGGGTTGGTTCATAGAATAA